The genomic region TGTTCTTTTAATTGCTGAATTTGTGCCGATCTTGTAGCGATTTGAGCTGAACTTTGTTGGTCGATTCTGACAATAGCGCTAATCGATAATGGAACGAGCAAAAAATATAAAATTCCTCCTAATAAACTGAGCCATGACAAAAATTTAAAGAGCCGAAATTGAGATTCTCCAATTAAAACAAAAATCAGTCCTAAAATTGGTACGGGGGCGCGTTCTACAAGTTGATTTGCTAGCTGAAATTCCCACACGGGATTAGTAAAAGTGAAAGGAATAAGAATTGCTAGCAGATCTAATAAAAATAAAGTTAATAAAGTATAGCCTGCTAAACGAAATAATGGTTCGAGATGGCTGTGCGATTGTGCCACAAGACAGATTACCTTTTATAACTAACAACTGTTAAATGGGAGGAAAGCGAGAACTCCACCACTTATACCAAGAAAACCAAGCCTGCTCTAAAGTAGAGTATGCTTCGGGTACAGGCTGATTTAAAGGTAAAGATAAATGAGTCCAAATGCAACGGTTATCTCTTAATTCTTGTCTTCCCAATAACCAGAATGCAATTCGTTGAAATTGGAAGTCGTAACGCAAGCGATTTGCATCAAATTGGGAAGGAGTAACCGTACTCCCACCACGAGAATTAATACATGCATTTAAATATGCTTTTTGTTGATGTACGAAAACTGCGTAAT from Chroococcidiopsis sp. SAG 2025 harbors:
- a CDS encoding HpsJ family protein yields the protein MAQSHSHLEPLFRLAGYTLLTLFLLDLLAILIPFTFTNPVWEFQLANQLVERAPVPILGLIFVLIGESQFRLFKFLSWLSLLGGILYFLLVPLSISAIVRIDQQSSAQIATRSAQIQQLKEQINTAQTSADIAAILSRINPQATPPEIGNPEVVKQQLLTSLSQNERSLQAQAASRENNLGTQIKNTIKICMGALISGTFFLVIWQKTRKIVNRSQREQGEES